One genomic segment of Hydra vulgaris chromosome 14, alternate assembly HydraT2T_AEP includes these proteins:
- the LOC136091144 gene encoding zinc finger MYM-type protein 5-like, translating to MRMNFIQKSEVTSEENFQHRDLATWPKITDKTRCFLIEHRPEQDRREFFPNTLCDFDNRMRHFSSKWYEKIHPNGKKFVRTWLQYSNKKDSLFCFCCLLFLTTKTNNFSEISKGFYDWKKLNPRIPEHENNNEHQRCYSDWKTLEKNLKEGKTLNSDL from the coding sequence ATGAGGATGAACTTTATTCAGAAATCGGAAGTGACCTCGGAAGAAAATTTTCAACATAGGGATTTAGCAACATGGCCTAAAATAACGGACAAAACAAGATGCTTTTTGATTGAGCATAGGCCAGAGCAAGACAGAAGAGAATTTTTCCCAAACACGCTGTGTGATTTTGACAACAGAATGCGACACTTCAGCTCAAAATGGTATGAAAAAATTCATCCCAATGGTAAAAAATTTGTTCGCACTTGGCTGCAGTACAGcaataaaaaagattctttattttgtttttgctgtttgttatttttaacaacaaaaaccaACAATTTCTCAGAAATTTCTAAAGGGTTTTATGACTGGAAAAAACTAAACCCAAGAATTCCTGAGCATGAAAACAACAATGAACACCAAAGATGCTATTCTGATTGGAAAACTCTTGAAAAAAACCTCAAGGAAGGAAAGACCCTGAATTCTGATCTGTAG
- the LOC136091145 gene encoding uncharacterized protein LOC136091145 produces MLKKTQGNTQKTWNVINQIIGKKRCSNNKLPQKLIIDGEMISNKETIVEKLNDYFLEVGPNLASKIPKNTTNFKSYIKPTNISMKEVSLNITEVRNAYNRLKNNKSAGVDQISVNVVKAIFDIIEPSLFHIFNLSIQSGIVPEKLKIAKISPKTGDNTIMSNYRPISVLPCFSKLFEHHHLELIEEEIFISQSQEEFCTTDSEPTREDENA; encoded by the exons atgctaaaaaaaacacaaggaaACACTCAAAAAACTTGGAATGTGATTAACCAGATAATCGGTAAAAAAAGATGTTCTAACAATAAATTGCCACAAAAACTCATAATTGATGGGGAAATGATCAGTAATAAAGAAACCATCGTTGAAAAGCTCAACGACTATTTCCTTGAAGTTGGCCCAAATTTAGCAAGTAAAATCCCAAAAAACACCACAAATTTTAAATCCTATATAAAACCAACCAATATATCTATGAAAGaagttagtttaaatataaCTGAGGTGCGTAATGCGTACAATAgactgaaaaataataaatccgCTGGCGTTGATCAAATTAGCGTGAACGTAGTTAAAGCAATCTTCGATATCATAGAACCAtctttgtttcatatttttaaccTTTCAATACAATCCGGTATTGTAccagagaaattaaaaattgctaaaatatcACCTAAAACTGGCGATAACACAATTATGtcaaattatagacctatttctgtcttaccatgcttttcaaaattgttcGAAC ATCATCATTTGGAATTAATTGAAGAGGAGATTTTCATCAGCCAAAGTCAAGAAGAATTTTGCACAACTGATTCAGAACCAACCAGGGAAGATGAAAATGCCTAG